From Cucumis melo cultivar AY chromosome 3, USDA_Cmelo_AY_1.0, whole genome shotgun sequence:
CTCTTGCGTAGCATGAATGTTCTCTAAGTTTTGATAATTTGTAATGGAAGAGCAAGAGGATAATAAtaagcagcagcagcagcagcagcagcagcttCCCCAAAGGATTTCTCTTGCTTATGTTGAACAGGTGAACACAGATTTGATCATGGCCTTGGCAATGCAGCAGCAGGAGCATGAGATGGCCTATACGACGCTCGAGACCATTGCAAGCGAAAGCGAAGAAGATGAAAGTTCAGATTCCAACAGCAATAATGGTCTCAATACAAATGCCGCCTCACAAAGGGAAGAACTTATATGCCGGTGGGCATTTCCGGATGAAAATGAATATATGGAAGGAAATGAAGATGGGGATTATGAGGGTTCTGATATGGATGAGCTAAATGAAGAtatggaagaagatgaagatgggGATTTCGAGGGTTTTGATCTGGATGAGCTAACTTATGAGGAGTTGATTGCATTAGGGGAGTTCATTGGGGAAGAAAAGAGGGGCCTACCGATAAACGAAATACCTTCATGCTTGCACTCGAGCAAGTTCCAAACCATCGAAAACAAAAGTGGAATAGATCGGTGTGTGATCTGCCAAGTTGAATATGATGACGGTGAAGAATTGGCTGCTCTTCCTTGTCAGCATCCTTATCATTCAGAATGTATAGGCGAATGGCTTCAAATCAAAAGGGTTTGTCCCATTTGTGGCACAGAAGTTTCATCCCCCAATGGTTCTAAAAATGAATGATCTCCAAACCAATTGGTGGACAACTTGCAAAATGGGGGAAAAGGTCAGATAAATGTTCATAGTTTGTTCATTTAATTGAAAGGAAACGTTAAGAACTTAAAAAAGAAGATAGGAAAGgcttctttatatttttatttgtttttaaaagcCAACATCTCATTCTTTGGAAGCCTCTTTAGGTTCATTATGTTTTAAATTGTTTGTATTACGATTGTTGTGATTAACTGATACTTCtctttaaattattttcctcatCAAATTCATAGGAACAAAATTTAGGTAACAGATATACTTCATGTAATTATTTTAGATGAAGCAAAATATGTGAGGAAAAAGGTCTGAATAAATAATTTGAGCTGTTTATAAATTAGGAATTAGGGTGATATAAAAGAATTCACAACTTTGTTGCTTACTAAACTAGACAAATTTCTTGTTTCTAAATTTATGGCAAAAGGTTTCCATggttttgaaaaaagaaaaaaaataaaagaaaaaccaagCTTTGAAGATTAAAACGAAAACTTTTAAGTTTAGGGTATAATTAAAATCTAACTCCTAGCTTAGGGCTATTTGTGATAATTTAACCacctttttaaaaacaaaagatacaaGTAATAAACCTTCAAGAAGAATTAAGATTAAGAAAACATTATTGATCCTTGAATATTTATAAAAGCAACAATTTAATTCATCAAACTTGGTTGGTAAGGAAAGGAGGTAGACCTTTGTACtttcaaatttataataatttagtcGTTAACATTTAGTACGTTATTATTCAAACTTTATACTTccattttataaagattttgtTTCTATCGAGaaaaaattcatcaaaataaaGTATCAGTTCTTATCATGTAAtgaattaatttttataaaagtaGATTCAATTCCCAACCTGtttagaaattttatttaatcaAGCTAATATTTTCAAGCATGCTAACTGCATCGTTACTTATTAAATTTCAATtgttacaaatttaaaagtataaaagactaaattgttatatatcaataatttatcaataactatttttttctttttttatatccATGAACAGTCATGCTAGTTTACATATAAATTGACTGACTTCTTTTTTCCTCTTATACTCATGAATGTTCAAGCTGCTAGATTACACACAAATTGACTTAGTAATTGATCACTGTGGATTGAACATATAACTTTTGATCATTTATTAAGATTTTATCTCCTTCTTAGTTTCGAGactaaattgttattttttcaTGAAAATAAGATATAAATTTGTTAGTTACGTAAAAGTTGACACTCTTCAAGTCTAGTAGACTCATTTAAGTAGAATCAGCTAATTACAAATCCACGAGAAAGAATCATACTATAACTTTTGTTGCtactcttttatatatataaatataagaattatTTTAGTGCACTAATATTGAGCTGAAATAATATTAAGAAATGGTCTATGTAATGGGGTAAAGTAATACCATTACTTATTTTAAGTTTTACATGATAAAACTAGGAGCGCAACAAGAAATCGAACAACTGATTTGCTATGGCAAAAAAACTGTTTACTTTTTTCCATTTACACTCATGAATGATGAGTAATTACAGAACCAACAACCAAACCCATCTTCTTCCTAAACACAACTCCAAAGTTTAGGGTTAATAAATTAATAGCCATAATGACAGTTAAGAAAGTTATTTTCCCTTTAATTGGACATTACACATTTCTTAATACTAAAACACCATTTTCCCCCTTTCTTCTTGGGATCTTTCAC
This genomic window contains:
- the LOC103504080 gene encoding E3 ubiquitin ligase BIG BROTHER-related-like, which codes for MEEQEDNNKQQQQQQQQLPQRISLAYVEQVNTDLIMALAMQQQEHEMAYTTLETIASESEEDESSDSNSNNGLNTNAASQREELICRWAFPDENEYMEGNEDGDYEGSDMDELNEDMEEDEDGDFEGFDLDELTYEELIALGEFIGEEKRGLPINEIPSCLHSSKFQTIENKSGIDRCVICQVEYDDGEELAALPCQHPYHSECIGEWLQIKRVCPICGTEVSSPNGSKNE